The nucleotide window CACCACTGCCCGCGACGCTCGACGCTCACCCGGGCCACGTGGCGCTCGGCGCCGACGGCGAGCACGAGGACGGCCGAAGATCAGCCACACCACTGTCCCGACGATCGGCACGGCGATGACCATCAACAGCCATCCCCACCGCGGGAACAACCGCACGCCGGTGTCGTCGCGGCACAACACATCGATCAATCCGACCACCCACGCCAACAGGACCAGACCAACAATCACCGAGGAGTAGGGCAGCGCCGGACTACCGATCATCATCAGATCCCACAACACCGCGTGCCCACCCACTTCACCCGAACCGACACCAACCTCCGCGCATGCTTTCACACCCGGAACGAAACGGATAGACACAGTTTCGAGGACAACTCGCCGGGCCCGGGCCGGGAGTTCCCGTTTCTGTGAAAGCCCGCAAATATCCCCACTATTGGGCCTGAATTGATATAGTTAGCTCTGCAAAGCATCGTGTTGACAGCGCAGCTATTCGGGGAGCAGCAATGGCAACAAATGAAACGCCGAGCGAGGAAACGGCCGCGCATTCTCAGGGAGGCGTCGCACGTCCCGGCTGGAGCCTGGGGACGCGAGCAACCATTGTTCTGGCCGCAGTCACAGTCGTGCTGTTTGTCCTACATGTTGTTGTGTCAGCTCCTGCATGGCTCGTGTGGATAGCCGGCGGGTTCACGCTGGCTGCGTTCGTCGGGGCGTTGATCCGACGAGCGCAACGCTCCGCCGAGCTTGAGCAAGACCTCTACTGAGAACCGCCTGGCCGCGGGCAGGCATGTGGTGGCGGACCTTCCTGGGTTCTGCATACTTTCGTCACTGGTGGCGAACTATTCTGCCGTGCAATGTGATTCGCCGAATCTACTTCGGCTACCACACAGACCTGGCGCGCGGCCATCTGCCGTGCGCGCGAATCCCCTCGCCTGGCACCAGCGAAGAGCTCGTCGAGCTGGGTTTGCACTGCCCCGCCGGCGGTAGTGCACGGATCATCCGGACCCGGCGACTGCACGGTAGCCAACCGCTGGACCTCGGCACCCATGCAGTCGTGCTCAACCCCACCCCGACCCTCACACAGCTATTCGTTCTGTACGCGGGGACATAACCGAGCCGCCTCCCCTCGACATGTCACGCAGAATGCTTTTCCCTCAGTCGCTTCCAGTGTCGACGCAACACTTAACTAGCACGTTGCGTAGCCTCAGTGCCCGGCTCTCGTAGGTACTCAATGACATTCGCCTGAACCACTAAGGTCGTTCTGTTGAGGGCGAGGGGACTGTCGTGAGAACGGTGTAAGTGGCCTTACCGCCCTCGGTGTGTCGGGGGCAGGAAGGTCGCATCATGACCGACACTCTGGTGGCTGTGGAGCCATCTGATGAACACGATGACGGGATCGTCGAGGTGCCTGCGGACCGCAGCGTCGATGAACTCGAGGTAGCCCGCGAGCTGGTCCGCCAGGCCCGGGAGGCCGGGGTCCGCCTGACCGGTCCGGATGGGTTGCTCAAAGCGATGACCAAAACGGTGCTCGAGACGGCGCTCGATGAAGAGATGTCTGAGCATCTCGGTTACGACAAGCACGACCAGCGTGGTCGCGGGAGTGGCAACTCGCGCAACGGGTCTCGGTCGAAGACCGTGCTGACTGATGCGTGTGGGCAGGTCGAGATCGATGTCCCGCGGGATCGGGCGGGCACCTTCGAGCCGCAGATCGTGAAGAAGCGCCAACGCCGCTTGACTGATGTGGATGAGGTGGTGTTGTCGCTGTATGCCCGTGGGCTCACCACCGGTGAAATCAGCGCCCATTTCGCCGACATCTACGGTGCTGCGGTCTCCAAAGACACGATCAGCCGGATCACCGACCGGGTGCTCGAA belongs to Gordonia sp. KTR9 and includes:
- a CDS encoding PLD nuclease N-terminal domain-containing protein, which gives rise to MMIGSPALPYSSVIVGLVLLAWVVGLIDVLCRDDTGVRLFPRWGWLLMVIAVPIVGTVVWLIFGRPRARRRRRAPRGPGERRASRAVVSEFPEYDRPGRYVPQDPAADAEFLRQVRARAEEQRRLGELERRRRRQDGDVA